A stretch of the Streptomyces sp. WMMB303 genome encodes the following:
- a CDS encoding FtsX-like permease family protein → MARWVRADLRARRGEALFLVLATAGVTMSLLLSGAFLAYGASPWQRVFTESNGAHIWIQTTTEADAGALAGLEGVESASRAFRTASAVAELGGTRARVQLRGAGPEPPKVARPLITEGRWLKESDAAGTGPQTRSAAPDAGARPPQAAPRSAHAIRAAPAERTPAHPAEGIVLENSLARALWAEPGDVLRVYDSRGTAHALRVTGVAESAEERYSPGRAPGIGWVLPNTLPHIEDEDDELGQTIGLRLDDPEDTDFVVQRAVTQLGDDRIVTVSTWQQAREEAEGGGRLLGLLLGLFGLSALLAASLAVAGAISTSIRGHLRDIAILKAIGFTPGQLIRTFFVEHAALGLLGVACGALLTEALGPRMPGRLGEAMRLWQALPAHAWVPLAIPLGALLLITGTTALAAWRVGRVPPVPVARPANPSVRRMPGTVRRALGLRLPPALVLGWRGAFQSRARSCAAVARLAVPLLLITIVLGAWTTLDRLEHHPEKVGIPAALTVRGDNLDDAAVARMRAERPEVTAAYPGAEAKALVPGQTSTITLRGLGMDRDPYPLTIADGRAPHRSHEAVAGQGLLDLLDVRVGDWVRVTVGGRPQVLHLVGRSIEPEEDGRVISTTLDTLRAGGAAPHPGFYHLVLDQDADPAAVAAALASEAEGRVDVREIPNPVRELLPVHGVLGGLVTVLALIGLAELSTTITAGVRDRRRDLLALRAIGLTPRQIIAVIVAGTSFTALAAALVGTAAGVLVSGWLIDLQGRSSGIGAGIAQHPPPAVLLLLVAAVVTGAVAVSLLPASRAVRQRLADTLGDSL, encoded by the coding sequence ATGGCGCGCTGGGTGCGCGCCGATCTGCGGGCGCGCCGCGGCGAGGCACTGTTCCTCGTCCTCGCCACGGCCGGGGTCACCATGTCGCTGCTGCTGTCGGGCGCCTTCCTCGCTTACGGCGCCAGCCCCTGGCAGCGGGTGTTCACCGAATCCAACGGCGCACACATCTGGATCCAGACCACGACCGAGGCCGACGCGGGCGCACTGGCCGGACTCGAAGGCGTGGAGTCCGCCTCCCGCGCCTTCCGGACCGCGTCCGCCGTCGCAGAGCTCGGCGGCACCAGGGCCAGGGTCCAGCTCCGCGGCGCCGGCCCCGAACCGCCGAAGGTGGCCCGCCCCCTGATCACCGAGGGCCGCTGGCTCAAGGAGAGCGACGCGGCCGGCACCGGACCGCAGACCCGGAGCGCCGCACCGGACGCCGGGGCCCGGCCCCCGCAGGCGGCGCCCCGCAGCGCGCACGCGATACGCGCGGCTCCCGCCGAGCGCACCCCCGCGCACCCGGCCGAGGGCATCGTGCTGGAGAACTCGCTCGCCCGGGCCCTGTGGGCCGAACCCGGTGACGTGCTGCGCGTCTACGACTCCCGCGGCACCGCCCACGCCCTGCGCGTCACCGGCGTCGCGGAATCCGCCGAGGAGCGCTACAGCCCGGGCCGCGCCCCCGGCATCGGCTGGGTGCTGCCGAACACCCTGCCGCACATCGAGGACGAGGACGACGAGCTCGGGCAGACCATCGGGCTGCGGCTCGACGACCCGGAGGACACCGACTTCGTCGTCCAGCGCGCGGTCACCCAGCTCGGCGACGACCGCATCGTCACCGTCTCCACCTGGCAGCAGGCGCGGGAGGAAGCCGAGGGCGGCGGCCGGCTCCTGGGGCTGCTCCTCGGCCTCTTCGGCCTCAGCGCACTGCTCGCCGCCTCGCTCGCCGTCGCCGGAGCCATCAGCACCAGCATCCGGGGACACCTGCGGGACATCGCCATCCTCAAGGCCATCGGCTTCACCCCCGGCCAGCTCATCCGCACCTTCTTCGTCGAACACGCAGCCCTCGGCCTGCTCGGTGTCGCCTGCGGCGCCCTGCTCACCGAAGCCCTCGGGCCGCGGATGCCCGGACGGCTCGGCGAAGCCATGCGGCTGTGGCAGGCGCTTCCCGCACACGCCTGGGTGCCGCTCGCGATCCCGCTCGGCGCGCTGCTCCTGATCACCGGAACGACCGCACTGGCCGCCTGGCGGGTCGGCCGGGTCCCGCCGGTGCCGGTCGCCCGGCCCGCCAACCCCTCCGTCCGCCGGATGCCAGGCACCGTACGGCGTGCCCTCGGACTGCGGCTGCCACCCGCGCTCGTCCTCGGCTGGCGGGGCGCCTTCCAATCCCGTGCGCGGTCCTGCGCCGCCGTCGCGCGGCTGGCGGTGCCGCTGCTGCTGATCACCATCGTGCTGGGCGCCTGGACCACCCTCGACCGGCTGGAGCACCATCCGGAGAAAGTGGGCATCCCCGCCGCGCTCACCGTGCGCGGCGACAACCTCGACGATGCCGCCGTGGCCCGGATGCGCGCCGAGCGGCCGGAGGTGACCGCCGCCTACCCGGGAGCCGAGGCCAAGGCCCTGGTACCCGGCCAGACCAGCACGATCACGCTACGGGGCCTCGGCATGGACCGGGACCCCTACCCGCTCACCATCGCCGACGGGCGCGCCCCGCACAGGTCCCACGAGGCGGTCGCCGGACAGGGCCTGCTCGACCTGCTGGACGTGCGCGTCGGCGACTGGGTACGGGTGACGGTCGGCGGCCGTCCGCAGGTGCTGCACCTCGTCGGGCGCAGTATCGAACCCGAGGAGGACGGCCGGGTCATCTCCACCACCCTCGACACCCTGCGCGCGGGCGGCGCCGCTCCGCACCCCGGCTTCTACCACCTCGTCCTGGACCAGGACGCCGACCCCGCCGCCGTCGCCGCAGCACTCGCGTCGGAGGCCGAGGGCCGGGTGGACGTGCGGGAGATCCCCAATCCGGTGCGCGAACTGCTGCCCGTGCACGGAGTGCTGGGCGGACTGGTGACCGTGCTGGCACTGATCGGCCTGGCCGAACTGTCGACGACGATCACCGCGGGAGTGCGCGACCGGCGCCGGGACCTGCTCGCCCTCAGAGCCATCGGACTGACACCACGGCAGATCATCGCCGTGATCGTGGCCGGAACCAGCTTCACCGCCCTGGCCGCCGCCCTGGTCGGGACAGCGGCCGGCGTCCTCGTGTCGGGATGGCTGATCGACCTGCAGGGCCGCTCCAGCGGCATCGGCGCCGGAATCGCCCAACACCCCCCGCCCGCGGTGCTGCTCCTCCTGGTGGCGGCGGTGGTGACGGGCGCGGTCGCCGTCTCCCTGCTCCCGGCCTCCCGCGCGGTACGGCAGCGGCTCGCGGACACCCTCGGCGACTCCCTCTGA
- a CDS encoding ABC transporter ATP-binding protein, which produces MSREVRGARAADGEGIPAGAATPVVLAEDLVKMHRTEAGAPVEAVRGVDLRIERGEFVAITGPSGAGKSTLLHLLGGLHKPDRGRIWLEGERVDTYSEARWAVLRRRRIGIVFQFFNLISHLTVADNVELPALLAGSTPRQARDKRAELLDDLGLEGRENSTPGELSGGEQQRVALARALVNRSSLLLADEPAGSLDSKGTREVLRLLSRYHERGQTIVLVTHDARVASAADRVISLFDGRIVDDAALGGGSSTNRPAGGVSGTLKLKG; this is translated from the coding sequence ATGAGCCGCGAGGTTCGGGGGGCGCGGGCCGCCGACGGCGAAGGCATACCGGCGGGCGCCGCCACTCCGGTGGTGCTGGCCGAAGACCTGGTCAAGATGCACCGCACCGAGGCCGGCGCCCCCGTCGAAGCCGTACGAGGCGTGGACCTGCGGATCGAGCGCGGCGAGTTCGTCGCGATCACCGGCCCGTCCGGGGCCGGCAAATCCACCCTGCTCCACCTGCTGGGCGGACTGCACAAGCCCGACCGCGGACGCATCTGGCTGGAGGGCGAGCGGGTCGACACCTACAGCGAGGCGCGCTGGGCCGTGCTGCGCAGACGCCGCATCGGCATCGTCTTCCAGTTCTTCAATCTCATCTCCCACCTGACCGTGGCCGACAACGTCGAGCTGCCCGCGCTGCTCGCCGGGAGCACTCCGCGCCAGGCCCGTGACAAGCGCGCCGAACTGCTCGACGACCTCGGCCTGGAAGGCAGGGAGAACAGCACCCCCGGCGAACTCTCCGGCGGGGAGCAGCAGCGTGTCGCCCTCGCCCGCGCGCTGGTCAACCGCTCCAGCCTGCTGCTGGCCGACGAACCCGCCGGCAGCCTGGACAGCAAAGGCACTCGCGAGGTGCTGCGGCTGCTGTCCCGCTACCACGAGCGCGGCCAGACCATCGTGCTGGTCACCCACGACGCCCGCGTGGCCAGCGCCGCGGACCGGGTGATCAGCCTCTTCGACGGCCGGATCGTCGACGACGCGGCGCTGGGCGGAGGATCTTCCACCAACCGGCCGGCGGGCGGCGTGTCCGGCACGCTCAAGTTGAAGGGCTGA
- a CDS encoding PadR family transcriptional regulator: MRLTLLALLARGPAHGYELKQALEKLLGAAYPQPNIGQVYVTLGRLEKAGLIEGEDIAQSSRPNKRTYQLTDAGREAVAAWLDEPTEEPRVRDEFFMKLAAAPGTGMADQVTLINKQRRHYLNAMRDLSRLAAAEDRDNRVAQLLIEGAMLHLQADLDWLERCQEELEQLEEQE; this comes from the coding sequence GTGCGTCTGACCCTGCTGGCGCTGCTCGCCAGGGGCCCGGCCCACGGCTACGAACTCAAGCAGGCTCTTGAGAAGCTCCTTGGCGCCGCGTACCCTCAGCCCAACATCGGGCAGGTCTACGTCACCCTCGGCAGACTTGAGAAGGCCGGACTCATCGAAGGCGAGGACATCGCACAGTCGAGCCGGCCGAACAAGCGCACCTACCAGCTCACGGACGCGGGACGGGAAGCGGTGGCCGCGTGGCTCGACGAGCCGACCGAGGAACCCCGGGTACGGGACGAGTTCTTCATGAAGCTCGCCGCCGCCCCCGGCACGGGGATGGCCGACCAGGTCACCCTCATCAACAAGCAGCGCCGCCACTACCTCAACGCCATGCGTGATCTGTCCAGACTCGCCGCGGCCGAGGACCGGGACAACCGGGTCGCGCAGCTGCTCATCGAAGGGGCGATGCTGCACCTTCAGGCGGATCTCGACTGGCTCGAGCGCTGCCAGGAGGAGCTGGAACAGCTGGAGGAACAGGAATGA
- a CDS encoding ABC transporter substrate-binding protein: MRWRRAAGRGLLAAVLVLAGYAGAGTRAGDPAVGASGAGSAAGRGPLTLVTGGDLTGYLRGVLDDWNREHPAEKVTLVELPEGADEVRAQMATSLRSGSDRYDVLNIDVAWTSEFAAAGWIAPLDSGRFPLERFLPPVVDTATFGGRLHALPYVTNAGLLYYRKDILDREGEAPPRTWAELERLAKTVAPKYGLGGYAGQFLPYEGLTVNAVEAVRSAGGSFLADEGERVTVDSSAARVGIGFLARGVREGWIPKEALAYKEEESRRAFQDGKLLFLRNWPYVHKTAGAADSKVAGKFGVVPLPGPDGPAAGVLGGSSLAVNAHSRHKESAAALLSYLTSEKIQRRVLTEGALPPVWADLYTDPALVRRYPYLPTLRKSVLAAQPRPKSPRYEQVNLAVQAVVHDAMAQRVTPKQAVARLERELEAIVRRG; the protein is encoded by the coding sequence ATGCGGTGGAGGCGAGCCGCGGGTAGGGGGCTCCTGGCCGCGGTGCTGGTCCTCGCCGGGTACGCGGGGGCGGGTACCCGGGCCGGTGATCCGGCGGTCGGTGCCTCCGGGGCGGGCTCCGCGGCGGGTCGCGGGCCGCTGACGCTGGTGACGGGCGGGGATCTGACCGGCTATCTGCGCGGGGTCCTGGACGACTGGAACCGCGAGCACCCGGCCGAGAAGGTCACCCTGGTCGAGCTGCCGGAGGGCGCGGACGAGGTCCGCGCCCAGATGGCGACGAGCCTGCGGTCCGGCAGCGACCGGTACGACGTGCTCAACATCGACGTCGCCTGGACTTCCGAGTTCGCCGCCGCGGGCTGGATCGCCCCGCTCGACTCCGGCCGCTTCCCGCTCGAGCGCTTTCTGCCGCCCGTGGTGGACACCGCCACCTTCGGCGGGCGGCTGCACGCGCTGCCGTATGTGACGAACGCGGGCCTGCTCTACTACCGCAAGGACATCCTGGACCGGGAGGGCGAGGCGCCGCCGCGCACCTGGGCGGAGCTGGAGCGGCTCGCGAAGACGGTCGCGCCGAAGTACGGACTGGGCGGCTACGCGGGGCAGTTCCTCCCCTACGAGGGGCTGACGGTCAACGCGGTCGAGGCCGTCCGGTCGGCGGGCGGCTCCTTCCTCGCGGACGAGGGTGAGCGGGTCACGGTGGACTCTTCCGCCGCCCGGGTCGGTATCGGTTTCCTGGCCCGGGGCGTGCGGGAGGGGTGGATCCCGAAGGAGGCGCTCGCCTACAAGGAGGAGGAGTCCCGCCGTGCCTTCCAGGACGGAAAGCTGCTCTTCCTGCGCAACTGGCCGTATGTGCACAAGACGGCCGGCGCCGCCGACTCGAAGGTCGCGGGGAAGTTCGGGGTGGTGCCGCTGCCCGGGCCCGACGGGCCGGCGGCCGGGGTGCTGGGCGGCTCCAGCCTCGCCGTGAACGCGCACTCCCGGCACAAGGAGTCGGCCGCGGCGCTGCTGAGCTATCTGACCAGCGAAAAGATTCAGCGGCGGGTGCTGACGGAGGGGGCGCTGCCGCCGGTGTGGGCCGACCTCTACACCGATCCGGCGCTGGTGCGCCGGTATCCGTATCTGCCGACGCTCCGCAAGAGCGTGCTCGCGGCCCAGCCACGGCCCAAGAGCCCCCGGTACGAGCAGGTGAATCTGGCGGTGCAGGCCGTCGTGCACGACGCGATGGCGCAGCGGGTGACGCCGAAGCAGGCGGTGGCCCGGCTGGAGCGGGAACTCGAGGCGATCGTCCGCCGCGGCTGA
- a CDS encoding glycoside hydrolase family 13 protein — MHIATATTSQHWWRDAVIYQVYVRSFLDSTGDGIGDLAGVRAGLPYLKKLGVDGVWLSPFYPSPHHDHGYDVADYRDVDPLFGDLREFDLLVADAHRLGVRIVLDIVPNHCSSRHPWFRAALADRPGGPDRARFHFADGRGPEGALPPNNWRAMFGGPAWSRVTEADGRPGQWYLHLFTPDQPDLNWRDPRVGSEFTDVLRFWLDRGVDGFRIDVAAGLFKHPALPDSPDPEADERARDSVNPLAWNQPEVHQVWRDWRAVCDEYAARDGADRLLVGEVSVPTAREHAEYVRADELHQAFFFDLLSAEWDVDAFRKAISEALTDIAGTGSTVTWVLNNHDQIRTVTRYAGESTTVGPARARAAALLMLALPGAAYIYQGEELGLPEVVDLPDEVLTDPIYLRTGSRRHIRDGCRVPLPWSGHASPFGFTTTDSTARPWLPQPEWFAEHATERALADTRSFWHLYRDGLQLRRSLPQLGEGNLRWLETEPQVLAFVRGDGLVCAVNFGLDPVPAPAAGTPLLASGDCPPGILPGSTTAWWISDLPDHSAHSPKGNTP, encoded by the coding sequence ATGCACATAGCCACGGCCACCACGTCCCAGCACTGGTGGCGCGATGCGGTGATCTACCAGGTCTACGTCCGCAGCTTCCTCGACAGCACCGGGGACGGCATCGGAGACCTGGCCGGGGTCCGGGCCGGACTCCCGTACCTCAAGAAGCTGGGCGTGGACGGCGTCTGGCTCAGCCCTTTCTACCCCTCGCCGCACCACGACCACGGCTACGACGTCGCCGACTACCGCGACGTGGACCCGCTCTTCGGCGACCTGCGGGAGTTCGACCTCCTGGTGGCGGACGCCCACCGGCTCGGCGTGCGCATCGTGCTCGACATCGTCCCCAACCACTGCTCCAGCCGGCACCCGTGGTTCCGCGCGGCGCTCGCGGACCGCCCCGGCGGACCGGACCGCGCCCGCTTCCACTTCGCCGACGGACGCGGTCCGGAGGGGGCGCTGCCGCCCAACAACTGGCGCGCCATGTTCGGCGGCCCGGCCTGGTCCCGGGTGACCGAAGCGGACGGCCGACCCGGCCAGTGGTACCTGCACCTGTTCACCCCCGACCAGCCCGACCTCAACTGGCGCGACCCGCGGGTCGGCAGCGAGTTCACCGACGTGCTGCGCTTCTGGCTCGACCGCGGTGTCGACGGCTTCCGCATCGACGTCGCCGCGGGCCTCTTCAAGCACCCGGCACTCCCCGACTCCCCCGACCCCGAGGCCGACGAGCGCGCCCGCGACTCGGTCAACCCGCTGGCCTGGAACCAGCCCGAGGTGCACCAGGTGTGGCGCGACTGGCGGGCGGTGTGCGACGAGTACGCCGCCCGGGACGGGGCCGACCGGCTGCTGGTCGGCGAGGTGTCGGTGCCGACCGCCCGCGAGCACGCCGAGTACGTCCGCGCGGATGAACTGCACCAGGCGTTCTTCTTCGACCTGCTCAGCGCCGAGTGGGACGTGGACGCCTTCCGGAAGGCCATCTCCGAGGCGCTCACCGACATCGCGGGCACCGGCTCCACCGTCACCTGGGTGCTCAACAACCACGACCAGATCCGGACGGTCACCCGGTACGCCGGGGAGAGCACCACCGTCGGTCCCGCCCGCGCCCGGGCCGCCGCACTGCTGATGCTGGCGCTGCCCGGCGCCGCGTACATCTACCAGGGCGAGGAGCTGGGCCTGCCCGAGGTGGTCGACCTGCCCGACGAGGTGCTCACCGACCCCATCTACCTCAGGACCGGCAGCCGTCGGCACATCCGGGACGGCTGCCGGGTGCCGCTGCCGTGGTCCGGACACGCCTCGCCGTTCGGCTTCACCACCACCGACAGCACGGCCCGGCCCTGGCTGCCGCAGCCCGAGTGGTTCGCCGAGCACGCCACCGAGCGGGCGCTCGCCGACACCCGCTCCTTCTGGCACCTCTACCGCGACGGGCTGCAGCTGCGCCGCAGTCTGCCGCAGCTCGGCGAGGGAAACCTGCGCTGGCTGGAGACCGAACCCCAGGTCCTGGCCTTCGTACGCGGCGACGGCCTGGTCTGCGCGGTCAACTTCGGTCTCGACCCGGTGCCCGCGCCCGCCGCCGGAACTCCGCTGCTCGCCAGCGGGGACTGCCCACCGGGAATTCTTCCCGGCTCCACCACCGCCTGGTGGATCAGCGATCTGCCCGACCACTCCGCCCACTCCCCGAAGGGAAACACACCATGA
- a CDS encoding ABC transporter substrate-binding protein: MSSTRTRRRTATATAAALGLALTATACGGSDGSSGSGSQELKGQTVTVAGVWTGTEQKNFKKVLDAFSEKTGATTKFISTGDNVSTVVGSKIEGGNAPDVVMVPQPGVLKQFAGKGWLQPLSAKVRDTAESNFAPVWQDYGTIGDKYYGLYFKASNKSTVWYSPDALSQAGVQPPKSWDEMLKAGRTVSDSGLPAFSVAGEDGWTLTDWFENIYLSQAGPEKYDKLAAHKIAWTDPSVVKALTTLSELFKDKKLVAGGGKGALRTTFPESVEQVFGDDPKAGMVYEGDFVGATISGDLKKKVGEDAKFFPFPAVADGKPPVVGGGDAATVLKSGKHRKAGMKLVEFLATPEAAEIWAGAGGFLSPNKSVKPEAYQDDVTRKTADSLIKAGNSVRFDMSDQAPAAFGGTAGTGEWKLLQDFLRDPSDPKGTARKLEAAAAKAYKD, encoded by the coding sequence ATGAGCAGCACCCGCACCAGACGACGGACAGCGACGGCCACCGCCGCGGCACTCGGCCTCGCCCTCACCGCGACCGCATGCGGTGGCAGCGACGGCAGCTCCGGCTCGGGCTCGCAGGAGCTGAAGGGCCAGACGGTCACGGTCGCCGGGGTGTGGACCGGCACCGAGCAGAAGAACTTCAAGAAGGTGCTGGACGCCTTCTCCGAGAAGACCGGCGCCACCACCAAGTTCATCTCCACCGGCGACAACGTCTCCACCGTCGTCGGCAGCAAGATCGAGGGCGGTAACGCGCCTGACGTGGTGATGGTGCCGCAGCCCGGCGTGCTCAAGCAGTTCGCCGGCAAGGGCTGGCTGCAGCCGCTGTCCGCCAAGGTCCGGGACACGGCCGAGAGCAACTTCGCACCGGTGTGGCAGGACTACGGCACCATCGGCGACAAGTACTACGGCCTCTACTTCAAGGCTTCCAACAAGTCGACGGTCTGGTACAGCCCCGACGCCCTCTCGCAGGCCGGAGTCCAGCCTCCGAAGAGCTGGGACGAGATGCTCAAGGCCGGGCGGACGGTCTCCGACTCCGGACTGCCCGCCTTCTCCGTCGCCGGCGAGGACGGCTGGACCCTCACCGACTGGTTCGAGAACATCTACCTCTCCCAGGCCGGACCCGAGAAGTACGACAAGCTCGCGGCGCACAAGATCGCCTGGACCGATCCGAGCGTGGTCAAGGCCCTGACCACCCTCTCCGAGCTGTTCAAGGACAAGAAGCTGGTCGCCGGCGGCGGCAAGGGCGCGCTGCGCACCACCTTCCCCGAGTCCGTCGAGCAGGTCTTCGGCGACGACCCCAAGGCCGGAATGGTCTACGAGGGCGACTTCGTGGGCGCCACCATCTCCGGGGACCTGAAGAAGAAGGTCGGCGAGGACGCGAAGTTCTTCCCCTTCCCCGCGGTGGCGGACGGGAAGCCGCCGGTGGTCGGCGGCGGTGACGCGGCCACGGTCCTCAAGTCCGGCAAGCACCGCAAGGCCGGGATGAAGCTCGTCGAGTTCCTCGCGACGCCCGAGGCCGCCGAGATCTGGGCCGGGGCCGGGGGCTTCCTCTCCCCCAACAAGAGCGTGAAGCCCGAGGCCTACCAGGACGACGTGACCCGCAAGACCGCCGACTCGCTGATCAAGGCAGGGAACTCGGTCCGCTTCGACATGTCCGACCAGGCACCGGCCGCCTTCGGCGGCACCGCCGGCACCGGCGAGTGGAAGCTGCTGCAGGACTTCCTGCGCGACCCGTCCGACCCCAAGGGGACGGCCCGCAAGCTCGAGGCCGCCGCGGCCAAGGCGTACAAGGACTGA
- a CDS encoding ABC transporter permease subunit has product MPATPVQAPDRPAAQPGGPGPAAGEPKDSPRRRAARRRRLVALLFLLPALLLLGALVAYPILFTAGRSLFDASGTRFVGVENYTEMFRDPATLKAIRNTTIWVVIAPLVLTGLGLILAVLTEKIRWATAFKLVLFMPMAISFLAAGIIFRVVYEQDPDRGVLNAVAVGVHDAFEESAGYPTARPKDATVLAKDKGGAYTTKDKASPGNTVNLGLVGVPPKDLPKDAEPARAASKATAGGSELRGVVWVDFTLGGGGKPGQVDPKEKGLPQLALEAVDADGKVVAETTTAADGSYRFQGLSGGDYAVRLPAKNFAEPYGGVEWLGPTLITPAIIGAYLWIWTGFALVLIGAGLSAMPRDVIEAAKIDGANEWQIFRRITVPLLAPVLGVVFVTQVINVMKVFDLVYIIAPGPVQQDANVLALQMWLVSFGGGNNQGLGSALGVLLLLLVVPAMILNIRRFRRSNS; this is encoded by the coding sequence ATGCCAGCCACTCCTGTGCAGGCCCCCGACCGCCCGGCAGCGCAGCCGGGCGGGCCGGGGCCGGCCGCCGGCGAACCGAAGGACAGCCCGCGCCGCCGGGCCGCGCGCCGCCGACGCCTGGTCGCCCTGCTCTTCCTGCTCCCCGCGCTACTGCTGCTCGGGGCCCTCGTCGCATACCCGATCCTCTTCACGGCCGGACGCAGCCTCTTCGACGCCTCGGGCACGCGCTTCGTCGGCGTGGAGAACTACACGGAGATGTTCCGTGACCCGGCCACGCTCAAGGCGATACGCAACACCACCATCTGGGTCGTCATCGCGCCGCTTGTACTGACCGGGCTCGGCCTGATCCTCGCCGTGCTCACCGAGAAGATCCGCTGGGCCACCGCGTTCAAGCTGGTGCTGTTCATGCCGATGGCGATCTCCTTCCTCGCCGCGGGCATCATCTTCCGCGTCGTCTACGAGCAGGACCCCGACCGGGGTGTGCTCAACGCGGTCGCCGTCGGTGTGCACGACGCCTTCGAGGAGAGCGCCGGCTATCCGACCGCCCGCCCCAAGGACGCCACCGTGCTGGCCAAGGACAAGGGCGGCGCGTACACGACGAAGGACAAGGCGTCGCCGGGCAACACGGTCAACCTCGGCCTGGTCGGCGTCCCGCCCAAGGACCTGCCCAAGGACGCCGAGCCCGCACGCGCGGCGTCGAAGGCCACCGCCGGCGGCTCCGAGCTGCGCGGTGTGGTCTGGGTGGACTTCACCCTCGGCGGCGGCGGAAAGCCGGGACAGGTGGACCCGAAGGAGAAGGGCCTGCCGCAACTGGCGTTGGAGGCGGTCGACGCGGACGGAAAGGTCGTGGCCGAGACGACCACCGCGGCCGACGGCTCCTACCGCTTCCAGGGCCTCTCGGGCGGCGACTACGCCGTCCGGCTGCCCGCGAAGAACTTCGCCGAGCCCTACGGGGGCGTGGAGTGGCTCGGTCCCACTCTCATCACCCCGGCGATCATCGGCGCCTACCTGTGGATCTGGACAGGCTTCGCGCTGGTGCTGATCGGGGCGGGGCTCTCCGCCATGCCGCGGGACGTGATCGAGGCCGCCAAGATCGACGGCGCGAACGAGTGGCAGATCTTCCGCAGGATCACCGTGCCGCTGCTGGCCCCCGTGCTCGGGGTGGTCTTCGTGACGCAGGTGATCAATGTGATGAAGGTCTTCGACCTCGTCTACATCATCGCCCCCGGTCCTGTGCAGCAGGACGCCAACGTCCTGGCGCTGCAGATGTGGCTGGTCTCCTTCGGCGGCGGCAACAATCAGGGCCTGGGAAGCGCGCTCGGCGTCCTGCTGCTGCTTCTGGTGGTGCCCGCCATGATCCTCAACATCCGACGCTTCCGCAGGAGCAATTCATGA